In a genomic window of Paramicrobacterium chengjingii:
- a CDS encoding sensor histidine kinase, which yields MGSRQPRPLRRTLVAATVAFITLSALVIGLVSVFSLQSILLNRIDKQLVEAASRSAASMGQNTPGSDSSPDFISSLGQSVGTLGAVRFDDVIVAGAYLDQNLNSPLLDSRQLDALQSENVGARPESVYLGAELGNYRVVSVPLSSRVSIIVGLPLYDIEATISELVLVVAIVALGALVLSGAGAYGLVRLTLRPLERVTAAATTVSMMTLDRGDVALAVRVPEEDTDTHTEVGRVGTAINRMLEHVSNALQARQHSEDKVRRFVSDASHELRTPLASIRGYAELTRMSGETIPDDTSYALGRIESESRRMTDIVEDLLLLARLDEGRQLDDADVDLAELVQDAVSDARAAAGDHEWQVTVPEHPVIVRGDHGRLFQVVANLLANARVHTPAGTVVTTDLSVEGDNRAVISVADDGPGIDTGVIDTVFERFVRGDSSRARTTGSTGLGLAIVQGVVAAHGGQSSVDSEPGSTVFRISLPIVP from the coding sequence GTGGGAAGCCGCCAGCCGCGCCCACTGCGCCGCACGCTTGTCGCGGCGACGGTGGCATTCATCACGCTCTCTGCACTTGTCATCGGACTGGTGAGCGTGTTTAGCCTGCAGTCCATTCTGCTGAATCGCATCGACAAGCAGCTAGTCGAAGCTGCCTCTCGATCGGCGGCGTCAATGGGCCAGAACACTCCGGGTTCCGATTCGAGCCCGGACTTCATCAGCTCGCTCGGGCAGTCGGTCGGAACTCTCGGGGCCGTGCGTTTTGATGACGTTATTGTGGCGGGCGCCTATCTCGACCAGAACCTCAACAGCCCGCTCCTTGATTCGAGGCAACTCGACGCGCTGCAATCAGAAAACGTCGGTGCGCGGCCCGAGAGCGTCTACCTCGGTGCAGAATTGGGCAACTACCGTGTGGTGTCCGTTCCGCTCTCTTCTCGAGTATCGATCATCGTCGGACTTCCCCTCTACGATATCGAGGCGACGATCTCGGAACTCGTTCTGGTCGTCGCGATCGTTGCGCTTGGTGCCCTTGTGCTCTCGGGTGCCGGTGCCTATGGGCTTGTGCGTTTGACGCTGCGTCCGCTCGAACGGGTTACGGCTGCAGCAACGACGGTGTCGATGATGACGCTCGATCGGGGTGATGTGGCGCTCGCCGTGAGGGTGCCCGAGGAAGACACCGACACTCACACCGAGGTCGGGCGCGTCGGAACGGCGATCAATCGCATGCTCGAGCACGTCTCGAACGCGCTTCAGGCGAGGCAGCACAGCGAGGACAAAGTGCGGCGTTTCGTTTCTGATGCCAGCCACGAGCTGCGTACCCCTCTGGCGTCGATCCGCGGCTATGCCGAGTTGACGCGCATGAGCGGTGAGACGATTCCGGACGACACGTCCTATGCGCTCGGACGGATTGAGTCGGAGTCGCGTCGAATGACCGATATTGTCGAAGACCTTCTGCTTCTCGCACGCCTCGATGAGGGGCGTCAGCTGGACGACGCCGATGTGGACCTGGCAGAGCTCGTTCAGGATGCGGTGTCAGATGCTCGTGCTGCCGCGGGTGACCATGAGTGGCAGGTCACCGTTCCGGAACACCCGGTGATTGTTCGAGGAGACCACGGTCGCCTGTTCCAAGTGGTGGCCAACCTGCTCGCGAACGCGCGCGTGCACACCCCGGCGGGCACAGTCGTCACAACGGACCTGTCGGTCGAGGGCGACAATCGTGCAGTTATTTCCGTTGCCGACGACGGCCCCGGCATTGATACCGGCGTCATCGACACCGTCTTCGAGCGATTCGTGCGCGGTGACTCCTCTCGAGCGCGAACGACGGGGAGTACAGGGCTTGGACTCGCAATCGTGCAGGGTGTCGTTGCCGCGCACGGTGGGCAGTCGAGCGTCGACAGTGAGCCGGGAAGCACGGTATTTCGCATCAGTCTGCCGATCGTGCCGTAA
- a CDS encoding nucleobase:cation symporter-2 family protein has product MSRSRSRNVAAGAPARPEDERLKAWPTIMYGIQHVLTMYGGIIAPPLVVGQAAGLSTAEIGVLIACCLFIGGLATILQTLGVPFFGSQLPLVQGVSFSGVATMMAILDGGGGLPRVFGAVIASSVIGLIIAPFFAMIVKFFPPVVTGVVITAIGMSLLPVAAGWAMGSDPDAPGYGSAANIGLAALSLGLIIVLSKFGTPAISRLSILLSLVLSTIIAALIGMADFSEVLTGPVFAIPTPFAFGMPTFDIAAIISMLIVILVTFTETTADILAVGEVVRTKVDSKRIAAGLRADMLSSAISPVFNSFTQSAFAQNVGLVAITKVSSRFVVATGGVVLVVLGVLPVLGRVVAAVPTPVLGGVGIALFGTVAASGINTLSKVDYRNNLNLIIIAISLSFGMLPLVQPDIYDDFPSWFQVIFQSGISSATVMAVLLNVVFNHIGRRSTSEGSVVASTPARFVSEDVLDLLEEGDHVVDGRLLNTQGIEVQTVRARAEDDERSSE; this is encoded by the coding sequence ATGAGTCGGTCTCGTTCACGAAATGTCGCGGCGGGCGCTCCCGCCCGTCCTGAAGACGAACGGTTGAAGGCGTGGCCGACGATCATGTACGGCATTCAGCACGTACTCACGATGTACGGCGGCATCATTGCGCCGCCGCTTGTGGTGGGGCAAGCCGCTGGGCTCTCCACGGCAGAAATCGGGGTGCTGATCGCGTGCTGCCTCTTCATCGGCGGTCTGGCCACGATCCTTCAGACGCTTGGCGTGCCGTTCTTCGGCTCGCAGCTTCCCTTGGTTCAGGGTGTCTCATTCTCTGGTGTCGCCACGATGATGGCGATCCTCGATGGTGGCGGCGGCCTCCCTCGCGTCTTCGGCGCCGTGATCGCGTCGTCGGTGATCGGGCTGATCATCGCACCGTTCTTCGCCATGATCGTCAAGTTCTTCCCTCCCGTCGTGACCGGCGTCGTCATCACGGCCATCGGCATGTCGCTTCTCCCCGTAGCAGCTGGGTGGGCGATGGGCAGCGATCCGGATGCCCCGGGCTACGGCTCTGCGGCGAACATCGGACTTGCTGCGCTGTCGCTTGGTCTCATTATCGTTTTGTCGAAATTCGGCACGCCCGCAATCTCACGCCTCTCGATTCTGCTGTCGCTGGTGCTGTCGACGATCATCGCGGCACTGATCGGGATGGCCGATTTTTCGGAGGTGCTGACCGGGCCGGTCTTCGCCATTCCCACTCCGTTCGCATTCGGCATGCCAACGTTCGACATCGCGGCAATCATCTCGATGCTGATCGTGATCCTTGTCACGTTTACGGAGACAACGGCCGACATCCTCGCCGTGGGCGAGGTCGTGCGCACCAAGGTCGATTCCAAGCGGATCGCCGCCGGATTGAGGGCGGACATGCTCTCGAGCGCGATTTCACCCGTCTTCAACTCCTTCACTCAGAGCGCCTTCGCGCAGAACGTGGGCCTTGTCGCCATTACCAAGGTGTCGAGCCGTTTCGTCGTCGCTACCGGTGGAGTCGTGCTCGTCGTGCTTGGTGTTCTTCCCGTGCTCGGTCGTGTGGTGGCGGCGGTGCCGACGCCGGTTCTCGGCGGCGTGGGGATTGCCTTGTTCGGAACGGTTGCGGCGAGCGGAATCAACACGCTGTCCAAGGTGGACTATCGCAATAACTTGAATCTGATCATCATTGCCATCTCGCTGTCGTTCGGAATGCTCCCTCTCGTGCAGCCCGACATCTACGATGATTTCCCCAGCTGGTTCCAGGTGATCTTCCAGTCGGGCATCAGCTCGGCGACCGTCATGGCCGTGTTGCTGAACGTCGTTTTCAACCACATTGGTCGACGGTCAACGAGTGAGGGCAGCGTGGTCGCCTCAACGCCGGCACGGTTTGTGTCGGAAGATGTTCTCGATCTACTCGAAGAGGGTGACCACGTCGTCGACGGCCGCCTGCTCAACACCCAGGGCATCGAGGTGCAGACCGTGCGCGCCCGAGCTGAGGATGACGAGCGCTCATCAGAATGA
- a CDS encoding nucleoside deaminase, producing MTVQTNTRSDEVYLSRAIDIATQNVREQGGPFGALIVTADGQEFEGVNRVTASLDPTAHAEVSAIRAACSATESFDLSGAVLYTSCEPCPMCLASSLWARLDRIVFAANRGDAADAGFDDAAFYRFFDEPDVRQSMLPVSFIPLDDPTRTAPFIEWGNTASRIEY from the coding sequence ATGACCGTTCAAACCAATACGCGCAGCGATGAGGTCTACCTCTCCCGCGCAATCGACATTGCTACGCAGAACGTGAGAGAGCAGGGTGGCCCGTTCGGTGCCCTGATCGTCACGGCAGATGGTCAGGAATTCGAGGGCGTCAACCGCGTCACAGCGAGTCTCGATCCGACTGCTCACGCCGAAGTCTCGGCAATCAGAGCCGCATGCTCGGCAACGGAATCGTTCGATCTCAGCGGCGCTGTGCTCTACACGAGTTGTGAGCCGTGCCCCATGTGTCTTGCATCGTCGCTATGGGCGCGTCTCGATCGCATCGTCTTCGCGGCGAACCGTGGCGATGCCGCAGACGCAGGCTTCGATGACGCGGCGTTTTATCGCTTCTTCGATGAACCCGATGTGCGCCAGAGCATGCTGCCCGTCTCGTTCATTCCGCTCGATGACCCGACGCGAACTGCTCCGTTCATCGAGTGGGGCAACACCGCCTCGCGCATCGAGTACTGA
- a CDS encoding MDR family MFS transporter, with protein MSHREVLQALSGLLTGMFVSILAGTVVSSSLPVIIADLGGTQASFTWVVTATLLATTVSTPIWGKLADILNRKLLIQISLVIFVSASAAAGFSQDPSMLITCRVFQGLGAGGLTSLSQIIMADILSPRERGKYMGLFGAVMGVGTVGGPLIGGFLTDAIDWRWNFFVGIPFAVVAIILLQKTLHLPKRPQTRVTIDYLGTVLLAAGVSLLLIWVSLAGSEFDWWSTETVLMVGGSLVTIALFMIVEFKASNPIIPLKLFKNRTFTLAVIGSISVGVAMFGTSVFLSQYMQLARGATATESGLMTIPMIGGMLVSSTVVGMIITRTGKWKRYMVAGSILLTVGMFLMSTIRYDTNFALVSLFMVLLGAGVGMIMQNMVLVVQNAVDPSELGVASSGVAFFRSLGGTVGISALGAVLGSQATSLLADRKDDLMAAIMALGEKGASVADQLSGGQLPAMKSLPESVRVIIESVYGHAVADIFLVAAPLAFVTIITVALLPNLSLSDKTNHERLGETTVDGAGEEIAQLAEATVAAEPRTGQLDIVNPEDGDRKDHR; from the coding sequence ATGTCGCACCGCGAGGTGCTGCAGGCACTTTCCGGACTGCTCACGGGCATGTTCGTGTCGATCCTTGCCGGAACGGTCGTGAGCAGTTCGCTGCCCGTGATCATCGCCGATCTGGGTGGCACCCAGGCATCCTTCACCTGGGTCGTCACCGCGACTCTGCTGGCCACAACGGTGTCGACGCCCATCTGGGGCAAGCTCGCAGACATTCTGAATCGCAAGCTGCTCATTCAGATCTCGCTCGTGATCTTCGTCTCGGCATCCGCTGCCGCCGGTTTCTCACAAGACCCGTCGATGCTCATCACATGTCGAGTGTTCCAGGGGCTCGGCGCCGGCGGGCTCACATCCCTCAGCCAGATCATCATGGCCGACATCCTCAGCCCGCGCGAGCGGGGCAAGTACATGGGGCTGTTCGGCGCGGTGATGGGAGTGGGAACGGTCGGAGGCCCGCTCATCGGCGGCTTCCTGACTGATGCTATCGACTGGCGCTGGAACTTCTTCGTCGGCATCCCCTTCGCCGTCGTCGCGATCATTCTTCTGCAGAAGACACTCCATCTCCCCAAGCGTCCGCAGACGCGCGTCACAATCGACTACCTCGGCACCGTGCTTCTCGCCGCCGGCGTCTCCCTTCTGCTCATCTGGGTGAGCCTCGCGGGCAGCGAGTTTGATTGGTGGAGCACCGAGACCGTTCTCATGGTCGGCGGTTCGCTCGTGACCATCGCACTCTTCATGATCGTCGAATTCAAGGCGTCGAACCCGATCATCCCCCTCAAGCTCTTCAAGAACCGCACGTTCACACTCGCCGTTATCGGCAGCATCTCCGTCGGTGTTGCGATGTTCGGCACGTCGGTCTTTCTCAGTCAGTACATGCAGCTTGCCCGCGGCGCGACAGCAACCGAGTCCGGGCTCATGACGATCCCGATGATCGGCGGGATGCTTGTTTCGTCAACGGTCGTCGGCATGATCATCACGCGCACAGGCAAGTGGAAACGCTATATGGTCGCCGGTTCGATCCTTCTGACCGTCGGAATGTTCCTCATGAGCACGATTCGGTACGACACCAACTTCGCGCTCGTGTCGCTCTTCATGGTGCTTCTCGGCGCGGGCGTCGGAATGATCATGCAGAATATGGTGCTCGTCGTGCAGAACGCCGTCGACCCGTCGGAGCTCGGTGTCGCCAGTTCAGGTGTGGCCTTCTTCCGCAGTCTCGGCGGCACGGTCGGCATCTCGGCGCTCGGGGCCGTTCTCGGCTCGCAAGCTACCAGCCTCCTCGCTGATCGCAAGGACGATTTGATGGCCGCCATCATGGCTCTCGGCGAGAAGGGAGCATCCGTTGCCGACCAGCTTTCGGGTGGTCAGCTTCCCGCGATGAAGAGCCTTCCCGAGAGTGTGCGGGTGATCATCGAGTCGGTCTACGGGCACGCGGTCGCCGACATCTTCCTCGTGGCGGCCCCGCTCGCATTCGTGACGATTATCACCGTGGCGCTACTGCCCAACCTCTCGCTCAGCGACAAGACGAACCACGAGCGTCTCGGTGAGACGACAGTCGACGGAGCGGGCGAAGAGATTGCTCAGCTCGCAGAGGCCACAGTCGCCGCTGAGCCCCGCACCGGACAGCTCGACATCGTGAACCCCGAGGATGGAGACCGAAAGGACCATCGCTAG
- a CDS encoding NCS2 family permease, whose amino-acid sequence MTQTRAHTRTDDEGNRSNPAGRSALDRFFQITERGSTLAREFRGGIVTFVTMAYIVILNPLIIGGYSADAAATDAAGGWLPAEQVGAVTGLTAGVITLLFGVVANLPFGLAAGLGINSFLAVSVIHDVTWPEAMGLVIINGVIIVVLGATGARTAIFRAIPKELKAAITVGIGLFIAFIGFIDSGFVTAADGVPVQLGENGSLTTLPTAIFVIALMLIGILVARKVPGGILIGMIASTILAIIAQAIFKIQPGAEGGWHLNVPALPTQIVSIPDFSLVGEFDLFGSFGRIGALAATMLVFTLVFTNFFDAMGSMTGLAKQAGLAHKDGTFPRLRAAFIVEGAGAVAGGMTSGSSNTVFVDSAAGVGEGARTGFASVITGLLFLASMFLTPLTAVVPMEVGSAALVVVGAMMMSQIKAISFKKFSVALPAFLTIVTMPLTYSISNGIGIGFISWAIVNVAAGRARKVHWLLWVVAFGFVLYFVRGPITAMLGG is encoded by the coding sequence ATGACTCAGACTCGTGCGCACACACGAACCGACGACGAAGGCAATCGATCGAACCCGGCAGGCCGTTCGGCCCTCGATCGTTTCTTCCAGATCACCGAGCGAGGCTCAACACTCGCTCGCGAGTTTCGCGGCGGAATCGTCACATTCGTCACAATGGCGTACATCGTCATCTTGAACCCCCTGATTATCGGTGGATATTCAGCGGATGCCGCGGCGACTGACGCCGCCGGCGGATGGCTCCCCGCCGAGCAAGTCGGCGCGGTCACCGGCCTGACCGCCGGAGTGATCACGCTGCTGTTCGGGGTGGTGGCGAACCTTCCGTTCGGCCTTGCCGCCGGTCTCGGCATTAACTCATTTCTCGCTGTCTCCGTCATTCACGATGTGACTTGGCCCGAGGCCATGGGGCTCGTGATCATCAACGGTGTGATCATCGTTGTGCTCGGAGCCACCGGTGCACGAACAGCTATCTTCCGGGCCATCCCGAAGGAGCTCAAGGCAGCCATCACTGTCGGCATCGGCCTGTTCATCGCCTTCATCGGGTTCATCGATTCGGGGTTCGTCACTGCGGCTGATGGCGTGCCCGTGCAATTGGGTGAGAATGGAAGCCTCACAACCCTGCCGACCGCCATCTTCGTGATCGCGCTCATGCTCATCGGCATCCTTGTCGCTCGCAAGGTTCCAGGCGGCATCCTGATCGGCATGATCGCCTCGACGATTCTCGCGATCATTGCTCAGGCGATCTTCAAAATTCAGCCGGGAGCAGAGGGCGGCTGGCACCTCAACGTTCCCGCGCTGCCAACGCAGATCGTCTCTATTCCGGACTTCTCACTCGTTGGCGAGTTCGACCTCTTCGGATCGTTCGGGCGCATCGGCGCGCTTGCTGCGACGATGCTCGTATTCACCCTCGTGTTCACGAATTTCTTTGACGCGATGGGTTCGATGACCGGTCTCGCGAAGCAGGCAGGCCTCGCGCACAAGGACGGCACCTTTCCGCGTCTGCGCGCCGCGTTCATCGTCGAGGGCGCTGGAGCAGTCGCCGGTGGCATGACCTCTGGCTCGTCGAACACGGTGTTCGTTGACTCTGCCGCCGGTGTCGGCGAGGGCGCCCGCACGGGCTTTGCCAGTGTCATCACCGGACTGCTGTTCCTCGCGTCGATGTTTCTCACGCCGCTGACTGCCGTCGTGCCGATGGAAGTCGGTTCCGCGGCGTTGGTCGTCGTAGGAGCGATGATGATGTCGCAGATCAAGGCGATCAGCTTCAAGAAGTTCTCTGTCGCTCTTCCTGCGTTCCTGACGATCGTCACCATGCCGCTGACCTACTCGATCTCAAATGGAATCGGCATCGGGTTCATCAGCTGGGCGATTGTCAACGTCGCGGCCGGCCGGGCCCGCAAGGTGCACTGGCTGCTGTGGGTCGTGGCGTTCGGCTTTGTTCTCTACTTCGTCCGCGGGCCGATCACGGCGATGCTCGGCGGCTGA
- a CDS encoding response regulator transcription factor has translation MSMYPAASEPVTTKLTRADGTPIRVLAVDDEASLTDLIKMALRYEGWEVQTAATGHEALSQAREFRPDVIVLDIMLPDLDGMSVLHRLRADGDDVPVLFLTAKDALDDRIAGLTAGGDDYVTKPFSLEEVVARLRSLIRRAAQSALASDSIITVGDLVIDEDSYEVTRGDEPIELTATEFELLRYLMRNPRRVLSKPQILDRVWSYEFGGKASVVELYISYLRKKIDAGREPMIHTVRGAGYMLKAV, from the coding sequence ATGAGCATGTATCCCGCAGCATCCGAACCCGTGACGACGAAGCTGACCCGTGCCGATGGAACGCCGATCCGAGTGCTCGCCGTCGACGACGAAGCGAGTCTCACCGATCTGATCAAGATGGCCCTGCGTTATGAGGGCTGGGAGGTGCAGACGGCGGCGACCGGACACGAGGCTCTCTCTCAGGCCCGTGAATTTCGACCCGATGTGATCGTTCTCGACATCATGCTTCCCGATCTCGACGGAATGTCTGTTCTGCATCGGTTGCGTGCAGATGGCGACGACGTTCCCGTGCTCTTTCTCACGGCAAAGGATGCTCTCGATGACCGCATCGCTGGTTTGACGGCGGGCGGTGACGACTACGTGACGAAGCCGTTCAGCCTCGAGGAGGTTGTCGCTCGGTTGCGCAGCCTGATCAGACGGGCCGCGCAGTCGGCGCTTGCCTCGGACTCGATCATCACTGTGGGGGACCTGGTTATCGACGAAGACAGCTACGAGGTCACTCGTGGTGACGAGCCCATTGAGCTGACGGCAACAGAGTTTGAGCTGCTGCGCTACCTGATGCGCAACCCGCGACGGGTGCTGAGCAAGCCGCAGATTCTCGATCGTGTGTGGAGCTACGAGTTCGGAGGCAAAGCCAGCGTCGTCGAGCTGTATATCTCCTATCTACGCAAGAAGATCGATGCGGGACGTGAGCCGATGATCCACACCGTCCGAGGAGCCGGATACATGCTGAAGGCCGTCTGA
- the moaA gene encoding GTP 3',8-cyclase MoaA: MPTLRRPAESGAPFDADQRGRRLRDLRISVTDRCNFRCVYCMPKEIFGRDYAFLERDELLSFEEITRIARAAARGGVQKIRLTGGEPLLRRGLENLVAMLAEIRTPEGAPLDIALTTNGSALAVKADALKAAGLDRVTVSIDSLDERTFQSMNDVKFPLARVLDGLEAAHTAGLGPIKVNMVVKKGLNDHDIVPMARYFKNTPYVLRFIEYMDVGSTNGWRLDDVVTADEIVSRISSEMPLESLDPTSPGETASRWRYSDGTNEIGVIASVTQAFCSTCTRARISTEGQLFTCLFADAGYDLRSLLRADCTDVELDGALRGIWARRTDNYSERRASLTPGSRRKIEMSYIGG; this comes from the coding sequence ATGCCGACACTTCGTCGCCCAGCCGAATCCGGCGCTCCATTTGACGCTGATCAGCGTGGCCGGCGGCTTCGTGATCTGCGCATCTCGGTAACGGATCGCTGCAATTTTCGATGCGTGTACTGCATGCCCAAAGAGATCTTCGGACGCGACTACGCGTTTCTCGAACGCGACGAGCTGCTGTCGTTCGAAGAGATCACCCGCATCGCGCGCGCAGCCGCCCGAGGAGGCGTGCAGAAGATTCGGCTCACGGGGGGAGAGCCGCTGCTGCGCCGTGGGCTTGAGAACCTCGTCGCGATGCTCGCCGAAATCAGAACGCCTGAGGGCGCCCCGCTCGATATCGCACTCACCACAAATGGCTCGGCACTCGCCGTCAAGGCCGACGCGCTGAAAGCCGCGGGCCTTGACCGCGTCACCGTCTCGATCGACTCGCTCGACGAGCGGACCTTTCAGAGCATGAACGACGTCAAGTTTCCCCTCGCGCGCGTACTCGACGGCCTTGAGGCAGCGCACACCGCTGGACTCGGCCCGATCAAGGTGAACATGGTCGTGAAGAAGGGCCTCAACGATCACGACATCGTGCCGATGGCCCGGTATTTCAAGAACACTCCCTACGTGCTCCGCTTCATCGAATACATGGATGTCGGCTCGACAAACGGCTGGAGACTCGACGACGTCGTCACTGCAGACGAGATCGTGTCACGCATTTCATCTGAGATGCCGCTTGAGTCGCTCGACCCAACGTCGCCAGGCGAGACGGCCTCGCGCTGGCGCTACAGCGACGGCACGAATGAAATCGGTGTGATCGCATCGGTGACTCAGGCGTTCTGCTCCACGTGCACTCGAGCTCGTATCTCAACCGAGGGCCAGCTCTTCACGTGTTTGTTCGCCGATGCCGGATATGACCTCAGGAGTCTGCTGCGTGCTGACTGCACAGACGTGGAGCTCGACGGCGCGCTTCGCGGCATCTGGGCACGCCGGACAGACAACTATTCTGAGAGGCGAGCGAGCCTGACCCCCGGCTCGCGACGCAAGATCGAGATGTCGTACATCGGCGGCTGA
- the xdhC gene encoding xanthine dehydrogenase accessory protein XdhC — protein sequence MDWLRAVQALRERREGHVIVTLARVRGHSPRDGGAKMVVSRDDTWGTIGGGNLEATAINRARAMLESGEAAPELMTLNLSDKAPAEYGVQCCGGEVTMLLEPVRTVPSVAIFGMGHVGHELARILSRHDLTLALIDSREDAVADDGLAVVRDGQATISVHHAPVPESVLPLLPEGTHVFIMTHDHAEDLALCDLALRTPRIGPIGLIGSSAKWARFRKRLIEAGNAPVRVDSIQTPIGTPSIHAKEPAAIAVSVAAGLLSSF from the coding sequence ATGGACTGGCTCAGGGCTGTTCAGGCCCTGCGCGAACGCCGCGAGGGTCACGTCATCGTGACCCTCGCGCGCGTGCGCGGGCATTCGCCGCGCGATGGCGGGGCAAAGATGGTCGTGTCACGGGACGACACCTGGGGCACCATCGGCGGGGGCAACCTCGAAGCGACGGCCATCAACCGGGCCCGTGCGATGTTGGAGTCTGGCGAAGCTGCACCGGAACTTATGACGCTTAATCTGAGCGACAAGGCACCCGCCGAGTACGGCGTTCAATGCTGTGGAGGGGAAGTCACCATGCTTCTTGAACCGGTCCGCACCGTCCCCTCGGTGGCGATCTTCGGCATGGGCCACGTTGGCCACGAGCTCGCCCGCATTCTGTCGCGGCACGATCTCACTCTCGCACTCATCGATTCACGAGAGGATGCCGTCGCCGACGACGGTCTCGCCGTCGTGCGCGACGGTCAGGCGACGATCAGCGTGCATCACGCTCCCGTGCCTGAGTCTGTTCTGCCCCTGCTGCCCGAAGGCACGCACGTGTTCATCATGACGCACGACCACGCGGAAGACCTCGCACTGTGCGACCTTGCGCTGCGCACACCCCGCATCGGCCCGATCGGGCTGATCGGTTCGAGCGCCAAGTGGGCGCGCTTTCGAAAGAGGCTCATCGAGGCGGGCAATGCGCCAGTGCGCGTTGACAGCATCCAGACGCCCATCGGCACCCCGAGCATCCACGCAAAAGAACCGGCTGCGATCGCCGTGAGCGTCGCAGCCGGTCTTCTGAGCAGCTTCTAG